One stretch of Chryseobacterium indologenes DNA includes these proteins:
- a CDS encoding glycoside hydrolase family 13 protein, whose product MRRIYTIFALSVASIAFSQSKVLEKVEPAFWWKGMKNTELQILVYGKGIADKEISLSDGVQIKNIQKVENPNYIFITVNTDEINVPKFTINIKKDKKKLGSYSYELKQRNAQSANRESYTSKDVMYLIMPDRFANGDEKNDSVPELTEKADRRVPNGRHGGDLKGIINNLDYIQNLGATAVWLTPVNEDNEKVYSYHGYAQTDLYKIDARYGTNEDYKKLSQELNKRNMKLVMDYVTNHWGVSHWMIKDLPTKDWIHWFKEGENGFKRSNYKISTQFDPNASDIDKKYALDGWFDKTMPDINQKNPLVLKYLTQNAIWWIEYAELGGFRVDTYPYNDKEAMAKWAKAITDEYPKFNIVGETWLGTAGQISAWQKDSKTGEAAGYNSNLPSVMDFTLFGDMPKAFKEKESWNTGMIKLYESFTNDFLYPDINNVMVFFENHDTERWNEIFNADPGAYKMGLTLISTVRGIPQIYYGSEIGMRGDKEKGGDADIRRDFPGGWKSDQQNAFNPATQTSEQKEFYQFTQKLLNWRKGKEVIHTGKTKNFVPKDGVFTYFRYNDKETVMIVINNNKKDQTLDLPYFEESLKGFSKGKEVISGKEFPLRNTLTVPAKTPLIIELEK is encoded by the coding sequence ATGAGAAGAATATATACAATTTTTGCCCTTTCCGTTGCTTCAATAGCCTTTTCCCAGTCAAAAGTTTTGGAAAAAGTAGAACCGGCTTTTTGGTGGAAAGGAATGAAAAATACTGAACTTCAGATCCTCGTTTACGGAAAAGGAATTGCTGATAAGGAGATCTCACTTTCAGATGGTGTTCAGATTAAAAACATTCAAAAAGTAGAAAATCCGAACTATATTTTTATTACGGTCAATACGGATGAGATCAATGTTCCGAAATTTACCATCAATATTAAAAAAGATAAAAAAAAACTGGGTTCTTATTCCTATGAACTTAAGCAAAGGAATGCCCAATCTGCCAACCGGGAATCCTATACTTCAAAGGATGTAATGTACCTGATTATGCCGGATCGTTTTGCCAACGGAGATGAAAAAAATGATTCTGTTCCGGAATTAACCGAAAAAGCAGATCGTAGGGTACCCAACGGAAGACATGGTGGAGATCTTAAGGGGATCATCAATAACCTTGATTATATTCAAAACCTTGGTGCAACGGCAGTTTGGTTAACCCCGGTGAATGAAGACAATGAAAAAGTATATTCTTACCATGGATATGCTCAAACCGATCTTTATAAAATTGATGCCCGCTATGGAACCAATGAAGACTATAAGAAGCTTTCCCAGGAATTAAATAAGAGAAATATGAAGCTGGTGATGGATTATGTTACCAATCACTGGGGAGTTTCTCACTGGATGATCAAAGATCTTCCCACAAAAGACTGGATTCATTGGTTCAAAGAAGGGGAAAATGGTTTCAAAAGATCCAATTATAAAATATCCACGCAATTTGATCCCAATGCTTCGGATATTGATAAAAAATATGCATTGGATGGATGGTTCGACAAAACTATGCCTGATATTAACCAGAAAAATCCTTTGGTTCTAAAATATTTAACCCAAAATGCCATTTGGTGGATTGAATATGCTGAATTAGGCGGTTTCCGTGTAGATACCTATCCTTATAATGACAAAGAAGCAATGGCAAAATGGGCAAAAGCGATTACTGATGAATATCCAAAATTTAATATTGTAGGTGAAACCTGGCTGGGGACAGCAGGACAAATTTCAGCCTGGCAAAAAGACTCCAAGACAGGAGAGGCAGCCGGATATAATTCAAATCTTCCATCTGTAATGGATTTTACATTGTTTGGAGACATGCCCAAAGCCTTTAAAGAAAAAGAAAGCTGGAATACAGGAATGATTAAGCTTTATGAGTCTTTTACCAATGATTTCCTTTATCCTGATATCAATAATGTGATGGTTTTCTTTGAAAATCATGATACCGAAAGATGGAATGAGATATTCAATGCAGATCCAGGGGCGTACAAAATGGGACTAACCCTAATCTCAACAGTCCGTGGAATTCCACAAATCTATTATGGATCGGAAATAGGAATGCGTGGAGATAAAGAAAAAGGAGGGGATGCTGATATCCGCAGAGACTTCCCCGGAGGCTGGAAATCCGATCAACAAAATGCTTTCAATCCGGCAACCCAAACTTCTGAACAAAAAGAATTCTATCAGTTTACTCAGAAATTACTAAACTGGAGAAAAGGAAAAGAAGTAATTCATACCGGAAAAACAAAGAATTTTGTTCCTAAAGATGGTGTTTTTACTTATTTCAGATACAATGATAAAGAAACTGTAATGATAGTGATCAACAATAATAAAAAGGATCAGACGTTAGACTTACCATATTTTGAAGAATCACTTAAAGGATTTTCCAAAGGAAAAGAAGTAATATCAGGTAAGGAATTTCCATTACGAAATACTTTGACAGTTCCAGCAAAAACACCATTGATAATCGAACTTGAAAAATAA
- a CDS encoding nuclear transport factor 2 family protein, which yields MKKLIAVHTLILFLLGITVVSAQTNKTFEKEKTEIETMLDAFNTAAAKADYTGYFNFFADESTFIGTDATEVWNKKEFMVWAKPHFDKKRTWNFTALKRNIHFNKDGKLAWFDELLDTQMKICRGSGVVEKINGQWKVKQYVLSMTVPNDVVDKVVADKAALEDVLIRELKTK from the coding sequence ATGAAAAAATTAATAGCTGTTCATACACTCATCCTGTTTTTATTGGGGATTACAGTAGTTTCAGCACAAACAAACAAAACATTTGAAAAAGAAAAAACAGAAATAGAGACCATGCTTGACGCTTTTAACACAGCAGCTGCAAAAGCAGATTACACAGGCTATTTCAATTTTTTTGCTGATGAATCTACCTTTATTGGAACCGATGCTACTGAAGTCTGGAATAAAAAAGAATTCATGGTGTGGGCAAAACCTCATTTCGATAAAAAGAGAACATGGAATTTTACAGCGTTAAAAAGAAATATTCATTTCAATAAAGATGGAAAACTGGCTTGGTTTGATGAACTATTGGATACTCAAATGAAAATCTGCCGTGGTTCAGGCGTAGTGGAAAAAATCAATGGGCAATGGAAGGTTAAACAATATGTTCTTTCTATGACCGTTCCTAATGATGTGGTAGATAAAGTGGTGGCTGATAAGGCTGCTCTTGAGGACGTTTTGATTAGAGAATTAAAAACAAAATAA